A single window of Vibrio stylophorae DNA harbors:
- the deoA gene encoding thymidine phosphorylase encodes MFLAQEIIRKKRDNQTLSDAEIAFFVQGISDGSISEGQIAAFAMTIFFNELSMSERIALTCAMRDSGRVLNWDAMNFGGPVVDKHSTGGVGDMTSLLLGPMVAACGGFVPMISGRGLGHTGGTLDKLEAIPGYNIMPSNDVFGQVTKTAGIAIIGQTGDLAPADKRLYATRDVTATVDNISLITASILSKKLAAGLGSLVMDVKVGSGAFMPTYADSKALAQSIVDVATGAGTPTTALLTDMNQVLASSAGNALEIAEVVAFLTGQSRNPRLQAVTFALAEEMLVNSGLASSLAEANAKLQHSLDSGLAAERFGKMVAGLGGPTDFMEKSEQYLDKAPIIRPVFAEQQGFVHSMDTRALGMAVVGLGGGRRVASDSIDFAVGLNQCITLGQQADSNTPLAMVHARTEAQWQQAAQAVRDAVVLADSAPEQLPEVYERIVPQAV; translated from the coding sequence ATGTTTTTAGCGCAAGAAATCATTCGTAAAAAACGCGATAACCAGACACTGTCTGATGCCGAAATTGCGTTTTTCGTACAAGGCATTAGCGACGGCTCTATTTCAGAAGGCCAGATCGCAGCCTTTGCCATGACCATCTTTTTCAATGAATTGTCCATGTCTGAACGTATCGCTTTAACCTGTGCGATGCGCGATTCTGGCCGCGTGCTCAATTGGGATGCGATGAATTTTGGTGGTCCGGTGGTGGATAAACACTCCACTGGTGGTGTGGGTGATATGACCTCACTACTCCTTGGCCCAATGGTCGCCGCTTGTGGCGGTTTTGTACCAATGATCTCAGGTCGAGGCCTTGGTCATACCGGTGGAACCTTGGATAAGCTTGAAGCGATTCCAGGTTACAATATCATGCCAAGTAATGATGTTTTTGGCCAAGTCACCAAAACAGCGGGGATTGCTATTATCGGTCAAACGGGCGATCTCGCACCGGCGGATAAGCGTCTTTATGCGACCCGTGATGTGACTGCAACCGTGGATAATATCTCGCTGATTACCGCGTCAATTTTGTCGAAAAAATTGGCGGCGGGTTTAGGCTCTTTGGTGATGGATGTCAAAGTGGGCAGTGGCGCCTTTATGCCAACCTACGCTGACTCCAAAGCCTTGGCACAATCTATTGTTGATGTGGCAACGGGGGCGGGCACGCCAACTACGGCGCTGCTGACTGATATGAACCAAGTGCTGGCATCGAGCGCGGGTAATGCGCTTGAAATCGCCGAAGTGGTTGCATTCCTCACCGGCCAATCGCGCAACCCGCGTTTGCAGGCGGTGACCTTTGCGCTTGCCGAAGAGATGCTGGTCAATTCAGGTTTGGCGAGTTCACTTGCTGAAGCGAATGCGAAATTGCAGCACAGCTTGGATAGCGGTTTGGCGGCAGAGCGCTTTGGCAAAATGGTTGCTGGTCTCGGTGGCCCAACTGACTTTATGGAAAAATCCGAGCAATACTTAGATAAAGCGCCAATCATTCGCCCAGTGTTTGCTGAGCAGCAAGGTTTCGTGCACAGCATGGATACCCGCGCGCTGGGAATGGCCGTGGTTGGTTTGGGCGGTGGTCGCCGCGTTGCGAGTGACAGCATCGATTTTGCAGTGGGTCTTAACCAATGCATTACCTTGGGTCAGCAAGCCGATTCAAACACCCCCTTGGCAATGGTTCATGCGCGCACTGAAGCGCAATGGCAACAAGCGGCGCAAGCTGTGCGTGATGCGGTTGTGCTTGCGGATAGTGCCCCTGAGCAATTGCCAGAAGTTTATGAGCGCATTGTACCGCAGGCGGTTTAA
- a CDS encoding YfhL family 4Fe-4S dicluster ferredoxin has product MALKIKDTCINCDMCEPECPNQAIFFGEEIYEIKPERCTECKGHYDKPTCMSVCPIDCIMVDPEHVESEAQLFDKYVKLQGLAE; this is encoded by the coding sequence ATGGCATTAAAAATCAAAGACACATGCATTAACTGTGATATGTGCGAGCCAGAATGTCCCAATCAAGCAATCTTCTTTGGCGAAGAGATCTATGAAATCAAGCCAGAGCGATGCACTGAGTGTAAAGGGCATTATGACAAACCCACTTGTATGAGCGTTTGTCCCATCGACTGCATTATGGTTGACCCAGAGCATGTCGAAAGTGAAGCGCAGCTCTTTGACAAGTACGTGAAACTGCAAGGGCTTGCAGAATAA
- a CDS encoding HlyD family secretion protein, whose amino-acid sequence MKVEFHLDKQNDPTRDQGTKVAYGQAKRGGYRLRWYLLLGLILSPILVLLYFFYRNFVLVIAPGIVSSEPLVLRATHDAVVVSMLDKSITQVKPQELLLNLKNEVLTAEVGYLQRELDGLKGDKEHSTAVDLQLFKQAIYEARANLRSVEKLKKQYDSYKKQGSVSSLDYSAMLNMYASAKQGLKQAQIDYDRAVSENTRVKVAGPIIQERRQLRQQLVRKQAEMASLQVYSPVAGFVVERLVVKGQRVRTGDPLIAITTLEQPKVIAYLDAKYLKDAVVGNQVTVIFPDGERFAAYVSEPTEVASKLPSQLAKPFEGSPALLRVTLTLEKPLTWGRWVEGMPVEVQF is encoded by the coding sequence ATGAAAGTAGAATTTCATCTCGATAAACAAAATGATCCCACGCGCGATCAGGGCACCAAGGTGGCCTATGGCCAAGCTAAGCGCGGCGGCTATCGCCTGCGTTGGTATTTACTACTTGGGTTGATTCTCAGCCCCATTTTGGTGTTGCTCTATTTTTTCTATCGCAACTTTGTGTTGGTGATCGCCCCCGGCATTGTCTCTTCTGAGCCCTTAGTCTTGCGCGCGACCCACGATGCAGTGGTGGTATCGATGCTTGATAAATCCATCACGCAAGTGAAACCACAAGAGCTATTACTGAACCTGAAAAATGAAGTCTTAACTGCTGAAGTAGGTTACCTACAGCGTGAGTTAGATGGTTTGAAGGGGGATAAAGAGCATTCTACTGCGGTGGATTTACAGCTATTTAAGCAGGCAATCTATGAAGCGCGCGCCAATTTGCGCTCTGTTGAAAAGCTGAAAAAGCAGTATGACAGCTATAAAAAGCAGGGCAGTGTGTCGAGTTTGGACTATTCAGCCATGCTTAATATGTATGCCAGCGCGAAGCAGGGGCTAAAGCAAGCGCAGATCGATTATGACCGTGCCGTGAGTGAAAATACGCGCGTCAAAGTGGCAGGGCCAATTATTCAAGAGCGTCGTCAGTTGCGCCAGCAATTGGTACGCAAACAAGCTGAGATGGCGAGTTTGCAGGTTTACAGCCCAGTGGCTGGTTTTGTGGTGGAGCGTTTGGTGGTCAAAGGCCAGCGCGTGCGTACTGGCGATCCATTGATTGCAATTACCACCCTTGAGCAGCCTAAAGTGATTGCTTACTTGGATGCCAAATATCTCAAAGATGCTGTGGTCGGCAATCAAGTGACGGTGATTTTTCCAGACGGTGAGCGCTTTGCCGCCTATGTTTCCGAGCCGACTGAAGTGGCGAGTAAATTACCTAGCCAGTTGGCGAAACCTTTTGAGGGAAGTCCGGCATTATTGCGTGTGACCTTGACCCTTGAGAAGCCTTTGACTTGGGGGCGTTGGGTTGAAGGCATGCCTGTTGAGGTGCAGTTCTAA
- a CDS encoding phosphopentomutase, whose protein sequence is MKRAIILVLDSFGIGATEDAVKFNDVGADTLGHIAEACAAGRADTAERQGPLSLPNLSKLGLGHAAMESTGHFPQGFDANCEVIGAYGHAKEISSGKDTPSGHWEIAGVPVLFDWGYFTEHQNSFPQELLDRIVARANLPGYLGNCHASGTQVLDDLGEEHMATGKPIFYTSADSVFQIACHEETYGLEKLLELCHIVREELEGYNIGRVIARPFIGPKAGEFARTGNRRDLSVEPPSATVLQKLVDERQGEVISIGKIADIYAQCGITKKVKATGIEALFDATKVAIEEAGDNSIVFSNFVDFDSAYGHRRDVAGYAAALEYFDGRLPEILEMLQPDDVLIITADHGCDPTWVGTDHTREHIPVLVYGQHIPAGSLGRRETFADIGQSLASYFETSAMDYGTNFLPVNK, encoded by the coding sequence ATGAAACGTGCCATTATTCTTGTTTTGGATTCATTTGGTATTGGCGCCACGGAAGACGCAGTAAAATTTAATGATGTGGGTGCAGATACCCTCGGCCACATTGCTGAAGCTTGCGCTGCGGGCCGTGCGGATACCGCTGAGCGTCAAGGTCCATTGTCTTTGCCAAACCTATCTAAATTAGGTTTAGGTCATGCGGCGATGGAGTCGACGGGTCATTTTCCTCAGGGCTTTGATGCCAATTGTGAAGTGATTGGTGCCTATGGCCATGCCAAAGAGATCTCTTCAGGCAAAGATACCCCATCAGGTCACTGGGAAATTGCAGGTGTGCCTGTACTGTTTGATTGGGGCTACTTTACTGAGCACCAAAACAGCTTCCCACAAGAGCTGCTTGATCGCATTGTTGCGCGTGCTAATTTGCCTGGTTACCTCGGCAACTGTCATGCCTCTGGTACGCAAGTCTTGGATGATTTGGGTGAAGAGCATATGGCGACGGGTAAGCCAATTTTCTACACCTCTGCGGACTCTGTATTCCAGATCGCTTGTCACGAAGAAACCTATGGCCTTGAAAAGCTGCTAGAGCTTTGCCATATCGTGCGTGAAGAGCTTGAAGGCTACAACATCGGTCGTGTGATTGCGCGTCCATTCATCGGCCCGAAAGCGGGTGAATTTGCTCGTACCGGTAACCGCCGTGACCTTTCTGTTGAGCCGCCAAGTGCCACTGTATTGCAAAAGTTGGTGGATGAGCGCCAAGGCGAAGTGATTTCCATTGGTAAGATTGCAGATATCTATGCCCAGTGCGGGATCACCAAAAAAGTGAAAGCGACTGGTATTGAAGCGCTATTTGATGCGACCAAAGTGGCCATCGAAGAAGCGGGTGACAACAGCATCGTGTTTAGTAACTTTGTTGATTTTGACTCTGCTTATGGCCACCGCCGCGATGTGGCTGGTTATGCCGCTGCACTTGAATATTTCGATGGCCGTTTGCCTGAAATTCTTGAAATGCTGCAACCTGACGATGTGCTGATTATCACTGCTGACCACGGCTGCGATCCAACTTGGGTGGGCACCGATCATACCCGTGAGCACATTCCAGTATTGGTTTATGGCCAACATATTCCAGCCGGCTCTTTGGGTCGCCGCGAAACCTTTGCTGATATTGGTCAGTCACTGGCAAGTTACTTTGAAACCTCAGCCATGGACTATGGCACAAACTTTTTACCTGTAAACAAGTAA
- the deoD gene encoding purine-nucleoside phosphorylase — MATPHINAELGDFADVVLMPGDPLRAKYIAETFLDDAKEVCNVRGMLGFTGSYKGRRISVMGHGMGIPSCSIYTTELIKDFNVKTLIRVGSCGAVRDDIHLRDVVIGMGASTDSKVNRMRFGGHDFAALADFDLVNNAVQAAKAKKINVKVGNLFSADLFYNPDFEFFKTMDKYGILGVEMEAAGIYGVAAEFGAKALTICTVSDHILRGEQTTSEERQTTFNEMIEIALESILLADA, encoded by the coding sequence ATGGCTACTCCACACATTAACGCTGAACTTGGTGATTTTGCTGACGTTGTATTGATGCCGGGCGACCCGCTTCGTGCAAAATACATCGCTGAAACTTTCTTAGACGATGCCAAGGAAGTGTGTAACGTACGTGGCATGCTTGGTTTTACTGGCTCTTACAAAGGTCGCCGTATCTCTGTGATGGGTCACGGTATGGGTATCCCATCTTGCTCTATCTACACCACTGAGCTGATCAAAGACTTTAACGTGAAAACGCTGATTCGCGTGGGTAGCTGTGGCGCAGTACGTGATGATATTCATTTGCGTGACGTGGTGATTGGTATGGGCGCATCAACGGATTCTAAAGTAAACCGTATGCGTTTCGGTGGTCACGATTTCGCAGCGCTTGCTGATTTTGATTTGGTGAACAACGCGGTTCAAGCAGCCAAAGCCAAAAAGATCAACGTGAAAGTGGGTAACCTTTTCTCAGCAGATCTGTTCTACAACCCTGATTTTGAGTTCTTCAAAACCATGGATAAGTACGGCATCTTGGGTGTTGAGATGGAAGCTGCGGGCATTTACGGTGTAGCGGCTGAGTTTGGCGCCAAAGCACTGACCATCTGTACTGTGTCTGACCACATCCTTCGTGGCGAGCAAACCACTTCAGAAGAGCGTCAAACCACCTTTAACGAAATGATTGAGATCGCGCTAGAATCGATCCTATTGGCTGACGCCTAA
- a CDS encoding glycosyltransferase family 2 protein encodes MWQDSLLFAQLIWENIKVHQVLLIVLMPMWLLIELPLFLLVQTGIFRWAYARPTRESQVRPLHYPSISFVITCYGEGDAIGITIDTLVEQVYPGAIEVLAVVDGAVQNQDTYAAAVAGVKRHQNRPLRQMRVIPKWQRGGRVSTLNAGLSEAKHELVINVDGDTSFDNTMALAMARQFENPRLLACGGALRVRNWRTNILTRMQSLEYMLSMQAGKTGMARWGVLNNISGAFGAFRKETLRQCGGWDTHTAEDLDLTMRLKQYKRRYPQMKLGFEPHAVGHTDVPDTVKGLIMQRLRWDGDLLFLFLRKHRMGLTPKLLGWGNFLFILVYGILQNVLLPLLVVGYLIFAFISYPVGLVLGISALLYVMYCLMSAVSFVIYLSLVSERWRSDLGMAGWLLVYPLYQFLMRLITAFSMVNEVVRRSHEESSMAPWWVLKRGKRF; translated from the coding sequence ATGTGGCAGGATAGCTTGCTCTTTGCTCAGCTGATTTGGGAGAACATTAAAGTTCACCAAGTGCTGCTGATTGTGCTGATGCCAATGTGGCTGCTCATTGAGTTGCCACTTTTTCTATTGGTGCAAACCGGTATTTTTCGTTGGGCCTATGCTCGTCCAACGCGTGAGAGCCAGGTGCGGCCACTGCACTATCCCAGTATTAGTTTTGTGATCACTTGCTACGGTGAAGGGGATGCTATTGGTATCACCATTGATACCTTGGTAGAGCAGGTGTATCCCGGTGCTATTGAGGTGCTCGCCGTAGTTGATGGCGCGGTGCAAAACCAAGATACCTATGCCGCCGCAGTGGCCGGTGTAAAGCGGCATCAAAATCGACCACTGCGTCAGATGCGGGTGATTCCCAAATGGCAGCGAGGCGGTCGGGTCTCCACGCTCAATGCGGGGCTATCTGAAGCCAAACATGAGTTGGTGATCAATGTCGATGGCGATACCTCCTTTGATAACACCATGGCACTGGCCATGGCGCGGCAATTTGAAAATCCTCGCTTACTTGCCTGCGGCGGCGCGTTGCGCGTGCGTAATTGGCGGACCAATATTCTGACGCGAATGCAGTCGCTGGAATATATGTTGTCGATGCAAGCGGGTAAAACTGGCATGGCGCGCTGGGGGGTGTTGAATAACATTTCAGGCGCGTTTGGCGCATTTCGTAAAGAGACGTTGCGTCAATGCGGTGGCTGGGATACCCATACCGCAGAGGATCTTGACCTCACCATGCGCCTCAAACAATACAAACGTCGTTATCCGCAAATGAAGTTGGGTTTTGAACCTCATGCCGTGGGGCATACCGATGTGCCAGATACGGTCAAAGGATTGATCATGCAGCGCCTGCGCTGGGATGGCGATTTGCTGTTTCTGTTTCTGCGCAAACATCGCATGGGGCTCACCCCTAAACTATTAGGTTGGGGCAATTTTCTTTTCATCTTGGTCTACGGCATTTTGCAAAATGTGTTGCTGCCCTTGCTGGTGGTGGGTTATCTGATTTTTGCTTTTATCAGTTATCCCGTTGGGTTGGTGCTGGGTATCTCGGCGCTGCTCTATGTGATGTATTGCTTGATGAGTGCTGTGAGCTTCGTGATTTATCTTAGCTTGGTCTCAGAGCGCTGGCGAAGTGATTTAGGCATGGCTGGCTGGCTTTTGGTGTATCCCTTATATCAATTTTTGATGCGTTTAATTACCGCCTTTTCCATGGTCAATGAAGTGGTGCGACGCAGTCATGAAGAATCCAGTATGGCCCCTTGGTGGGTGCTCAAACGAGGCAAACGCTTTTAA
- the mepA gene encoding penicillin-insensitive murein endopeptidase: MSIFGMAKGYGFRYSLLLLSCCTFIVSAQMNPWAQQKTVSAGQTQIFGQYAGGCIQGAHELAQQGAGYQVMRPARQRYFGHPDLIDFIETLAATMQNQGYGDVLVGDMGMPRGGPFQYGHRSHQTGLDVDIWLRLGERPYSRSERNQVSAISMIDVAKQRENFDAWGQAQGDLIYFAAQDERVSRIFVHPIIKQSLCKMSWPNRAWLAKVRPWWGHNSHMHVRLSCPKDSPDCVNQAPVPAGEGCGYELYSWQPLVQEKPKNDSLAPKQYKPRPKPPAQCQTLLQ; encoded by the coding sequence ATGTCAATATTTGGCATGGCGAAAGGCTATGGTTTTCGCTATAGCCTGTTACTACTGAGCTGCTGTACTTTTATCGTGAGCGCGCAAATGAATCCTTGGGCGCAGCAAAAAACCGTCAGCGCAGGTCAAACACAAATATTTGGTCAATATGCGGGTGGCTGTATTCAAGGCGCCCATGAGTTGGCGCAGCAAGGGGCGGGTTATCAGGTGATGCGACCGGCGCGCCAGCGCTATTTTGGCCATCCCGATCTTATCGATTTTATTGAAACCTTAGCGGCAACCATGCAAAACCAAGGCTATGGCGATGTATTGGTGGGCGATATGGGCATGCCTCGCGGTGGCCCCTTTCAATATGGTCATCGCTCGCATCAAACTGGATTGGATGTGGATATCTGGCTGCGTTTAGGCGAGCGCCCATATAGCCGAAGTGAGCGTAATCAAGTCAGTGCAATTTCGATGATTGATGTGGCCAAGCAACGTGAAAATTTTGATGCTTGGGGACAAGCGCAGGGCGATCTCATCTACTTTGCGGCGCAGGATGAGCGAGTTTCGCGTATTTTTGTGCATCCCATTATCAAGCAGAGCTTGTGTAAAATGAGCTGGCCAAATCGCGCATGGCTTGCCAAAGTGCGCCCTTGGTGGGGGCACAATAGCCATATGCATGTGCGACTCAGCTGTCCCAAAGACAGCCCTGATTGCGTCAACCAAGCGCCAGTGCCTGCGGGGGAAGGTTGCGGTTACGAGCTCTACTCTTGGCAGCCTTTGGTACAAGAAAAGCCGAAAAATGACAGCTTAGCGCCTAAGCAATATAAGCCAAGGCCAAAGCCGCCAGCTCAGTGCCAAACCTTGCTTCAATAA
- the yegQ gene encoding tRNA 5-hydroxyuridine modification protein YegQ, protein MFIPELLSPAGSLKNMRYAFAYGADAVYAGQPRYSLRVRNNEFNHENLKIGIDEAHAQGKKFYVVCNIQPHNSKLKTFIRDLKPIVEMGPDALIMSDPGLIMMVRENFPEMTVHLSVQANAVNWATVKFWQQQGVERVIVSRELSLEEIEEIREQCPEMEIEVFVHGALCMAYSGRCLLSGYINKRDPNQGTCTNACRWDYKVHEGKEDETGQIVEANPQASAANHGAEVIEVLPERPDTTIGMGKPTDEVMLFEESKRPGELMAAFEDEHGTYIMNSKDLRAIQHVERLTQMGVHSLKIEGRTKSFYYCARTAQVYRKAIDDAVAGKPFDPSLMTTLESLAHRGYTEGFLRRHTHDAYQNYDYGYSVSDSQQFVGEFTGKRRGNLVEVEVKNKFVIGDSLELMTPKGNVTFILEQMENRKSEAVDSAKGNGHFVFIPVPEDIELEYALLMRNLNQGEDTRNPHAQTA, encoded by the coding sequence ATGTTTATTCCGGAACTCCTTTCTCCGGCTGGCAGCTTGAAAAACATGCGTTACGCCTTTGCTTATGGCGCCGATGCTGTTTATGCCGGCCAACCACGCTACAGCCTGCGTGTGCGCAATAACGAATTCAACCACGAAAACCTAAAAATCGGTATCGATGAAGCCCATGCACAGGGCAAAAAGTTCTATGTGGTTTGTAACATTCAGCCGCACAACTCCAAGCTAAAAACCTTTATTCGCGACCTCAAGCCAATTGTTGAAATGGGCCCTGATGCACTGATCATGTCCGATCCTGGCTTGATTATGATGGTGCGTGAAAACTTCCCAGAGATGACGGTTCACCTATCCGTTCAAGCCAACGCTGTGAACTGGGCAACGGTGAAATTCTGGCAGCAGCAAGGCGTTGAACGTGTCATCGTTTCACGTGAGTTATCCCTTGAAGAGATCGAAGAGATTCGTGAGCAATGCCCTGAGATGGAGATTGAAGTCTTCGTTCACGGCGCACTTTGCATGGCTTACTCAGGTCGCTGCCTACTTTCTGGCTATATCAACAAGCGCGATCCAAACCAAGGCACCTGTACCAATGCTTGTCGTTGGGATTACAAAGTGCATGAAGGTAAAGAAGACGAAACCGGTCAAATTGTCGAAGCCAATCCACAAGCAAGCGCTGCCAACCATGGCGCTGAAGTGATTGAAGTGCTGCCTGAGCGTCCAGACACCACCATTGGTATGGGTAAACCAACCGATGAAGTGATGCTGTTTGAAGAGAGCAAACGCCCAGGTGAGCTAATGGCTGCATTTGAAGATGAGCATGGTACTTACATCATGAACTCTAAAGATCTTCGTGCCATTCAGCATGTTGAGCGCTTGACCCAAATGGGCGTGCACTCACTCAAAATCGAAGGCCGTACCAAATCATTTTACTACTGCGCACGTACCGCTCAGGTTTATCGTAAAGCCATTGATGATGCCGTTGCAGGCAAACCATTTGATCCAAGCTTGATGACCACGCTTGAGAGTTTGGCACACCGCGGTTATACCGAAGGCTTCCTGCGTCGTCACACCCATGATGCTTACCAAAACTACGACTATGGTTATTCTGTGTCTGACAGCCAACAGTTCGTTGGTGAGTTCACCGGCAAACGCCGTGGTAACTTGGTTGAAGTGGAAGTGAAGAACAAGTTTGTGATTGGCGATAGCCTTGAACTGATGACCCCTAAGGGCAATGTCACCTTTATTCTCGAGCAAATGGAAAACCGCAAGAGTGAAGCGGTGGATAGCGCCAAAGGCAATGGCCACTTCGTGTTTATTCCGGTACCGGAAGATATCGAGCTTGAGTACGCACTATTGATGCGCAACCTCAATCAAGGCGAAGATACTCGTAATCCACACGCACAAACAGCGTAA
- the deoC gene encoding deoxyribose-phosphate aldolase, translating into MSELKQAALRALQLMDLTTLNDDDTDAKVIALCHDAKTAVGNTAAICIYPRFIPIAKKTLAAQGTPDIRIATVTNFPHGNDDIEIAVAETRAAIAYGADEVDVVFPYRRLMEGDVECGFELVKQCKEACGDKLLKVIIETGELKTPALIRQASEIAIRAGADFIKTSTGKVPVNATPEAAEIMLNVIREMDVAERVGFKPAGGVRTAEDAKAYLAMADRILGVDWADKMHYRFGASSLLANLLHTLGEGEAASEGGY; encoded by the coding sequence ATGAGCGAATTAAAACAAGCAGCCCTTCGTGCGCTGCAACTAATGGACCTAACTACCCTGAATGACGACGACACCGATGCAAAAGTGATTGCCCTGTGTCATGACGCCAAAACTGCTGTCGGTAACACCGCAGCTATCTGTATTTACCCTCGTTTTATTCCCATTGCGAAAAAGACCCTTGCCGCGCAAGGTACCCCTGACATTCGTATCGCCACCGTGACCAATTTCCCCCATGGTAACGACGATATCGAAATCGCAGTCGCGGAAACTCGCGCAGCTATCGCCTATGGCGCCGATGAAGTGGACGTTGTTTTCCCATATCGTCGTCTGATGGAAGGTGATGTTGAGTGTGGTTTTGAGCTCGTGAAGCAATGTAAAGAAGCTTGCGGCGACAAACTACTGAAAGTGATCATCGAAACTGGTGAGCTAAAAACCCCAGCATTGATTCGCCAAGCCTCTGAAATTGCCATTCGCGCAGGTGCTGATTTTATCAAAACCTCAACGGGTAAAGTGCCAGTGAATGCGACGCCTGAAGCGGCTGAAATCATGCTGAACGTGATTCGTGAAATGGATGTGGCTGAGCGTGTTGGCTTTAAACCTGCTGGCGGCGTTCGCACGGCAGAAGATGCCAAAGCATACCTTGCCATGGCCGATCGCATTTTAGGTGTGGATTGGGCGGACAAGATGCACTACCGTTTTGGCGCATCAAGCCTATTGGCCAATCTGCTTCACACCCTAGGTGAAGGCGAAGCGGCAAGCGAAGGCGGCTACTAA
- a CDS encoding diguanylate cyclase domain-containing protein, which yields MQQIIDIYCMGGLPAVEHPHLAYHAVDAMAELPTQRHGILVLNLPASQQDSWLQTWHQAKRFYGWLIFVVNESRYSDALADGLWLPESALQAWQRLQANAEQIKVADPEPLLAWLWLGDHRRLLPVAEHQSDSLYVYPLLQALQPERDNLFHFLAQETKRGLLASEQVFDRIRQCNQCHSSHLNYFESCPSCLSPDVDARVSLHCFTCGHVGVQSSFLRAGGLSCPNCLTQLRHIGVDYDRPLETHHCNSCDLDFAEAKTQVRCIRCQRVSGVDDLISQRVYSYRIGEQGRHLLRHGSVLSAPTLALNGNVDASFLLSLLQWENKLAIRHQDHHLLLALHFPELLAYGQQQGQARMFALVEQITSRLNGLLRNTDVCCQYQDDLLLILLPRTPLASLEVLQGKITQLSEQIEIEDFTLRVAAWTLPDKSLHDDAKVWLQNKLVDFYVAG from the coding sequence ATGCAACAAATCATTGACATCTATTGTATGGGTGGCCTTCCAGCCGTGGAGCACCCGCACCTTGCCTACCATGCGGTAGACGCTATGGCTGAGCTGCCCACGCAGCGTCATGGGATCTTGGTGCTCAATTTGCCTGCCTCTCAGCAAGACTCTTGGCTACAAACCTGGCATCAGGCGAAACGCTTTTATGGCTGGTTGATCTTTGTGGTGAATGAAAGCCGTTATAGTGATGCCTTGGCCGATGGGCTTTGGTTGCCAGAATCAGCGCTACAAGCTTGGCAGCGTTTACAGGCCAATGCGGAACAAATCAAAGTGGCTGATCCTGAGCCATTGCTGGCTTGGCTGTGGCTGGGCGATCATCGCCGTTTATTGCCCGTGGCTGAGCACCAGTCCGATAGCTTGTATGTCTATCCTTTGCTGCAAGCCTTGCAGCCAGAGCGAGACAATCTATTTCACTTCTTAGCTCAAGAAACCAAGCGTGGCCTCCTTGCATCCGAGCAGGTTTTTGATCGCATCCGTCAATGTAACCAATGCCACAGTTCACACCTGAATTACTTTGAATCTTGCCCCAGCTGTTTAAGCCCAGATGTGGACGCGCGTGTGTCATTGCATTGCTTTACCTGTGGCCATGTCGGCGTACAGAGCAGCTTTCTGCGTGCGGGTGGTTTGAGTTGTCCCAATTGTTTGACCCAGCTGCGCCATATCGGCGTGGATTATGATCGCCCCTTAGAGACGCATCACTGTAATAGTTGCGATTTGGACTTTGCCGAAGCTAAAACCCAAGTGCGTTGCATTCGCTGTCAGCGAGTGAGCGGCGTGGATGACCTGATCAGTCAGCGGGTCTATAGCTATCGCATTGGTGAGCAGGGACGTCATCTGCTGCGCCACGGTTCAGTGCTTAGCGCGCCGACCTTGGCGCTCAATGGCAATGTGGATGCCAGTTTCTTGCTCAGCCTGCTGCAATGGGAAAATAAACTCGCGATTCGCCATCAAGATCACCATTTGCTTTTAGCGCTGCATTTTCCTGAGCTATTGGCTTACGGCCAGCAGCAAGGTCAAGCGCGGATGTTTGCTTTGGTTGAGCAGATCACTTCTCGGCTCAATGGTCTGCTGCGCAATACCGATGTCTGCTGTCAGTATCAAGACGACTTATTACTGATTTTATTGCCGCGCACGCCGCTGGCTTCACTTGAAGTGCTGCAAGGTAAGATCACCCAGCTTTCAGAGCAGATTGAGATAGAGGATTTTACGCTGCGCGTTGCAGCTTGGACGCTGCCAGATAAAAGCTTGCACGATGATGCCAAGGTTTGGCTGCAAAATAAGCTCGTGGATTTTTATGTGGCAGGATAG